A window of the Fusarium poae strain DAOMC 252244 chromosome 3, whole genome shotgun sequence genome harbors these coding sequences:
- the CDC4 gene encoding SCF ubiquitin ligase complex subunit cdc4 (BUSCO:53033at5125), with amino-acid sequence MSNNKFESQASTNYKEAFALFDKRGNGRVTVDSLGDLLRACGQNPTLAEIQDLEKNVGGEFDFETFQRVLNRPGGFRDPGEPEEYCRGFQVFDKDMTGFIGVGQLKYILTNLGEKMTDEEVDELLKAVDTSSGQVNYTDLVRTILAN; translated from the exons ATGTCTAACAACAAGTTTGAATCGCAGGCTTCTACCAACTACAAGGAGGCTTTTGCCCTGTTCGACAAGCGCGGAAACGGCCGTGTCACTGTTGACAGCCTCGGTGATCTTCTGCGCGCCTGTGGCCAGAACCCTACCCTTGCTGAGATCCAGGACCTGGAGAAGAACGTTGGTGGCGAAT TCGATTTCGAGACATTCCAGCGCGTGCTGAACCGCCCCGGCGGCTTCCGCGACCCTGGCGAGCCTGAGGAATACTGCCGTGGTTTCCAAGTGTTTGATAAGGATATGACGGGTTTCATCGGCGTCGGCCAGCTCAAGTACATTTTGACAAACCTGGGCGAGAAGATGACTGATGAGGAGGTCGACGAGCTCCTCAAGGCCGTTGACACCAGCTCAGGCCAGGTCAATTACACTG ACCTCGTGCGAACCATCCTCGCCAACTAA